One genomic segment of Brassica napus cultivar Da-Ae chromosome A3, Da-Ae, whole genome shotgun sequence includes these proteins:
- the LOC106355591 gene encoding putative F-box only protein 15, protein MASSSKRSWSLSSLPPEITQEIFYKTPTDALVRSKPTCKKWYALITDETFIYEHLRRSQERFIRIFDGVVQIVDPVLTRERSASPIQNEFQPPPYEIDTMVHCDGLMLCKCADHLRFANLALWNPATRKFRWVDPVDVITSSEYYGIGYSNSKKKARDDGYKIVRFTCGLEGNYEINVVPQVEIYEFKTNSWRTIGVKVDADVKITRKCVAVMGNMYWIAFRDHEEEDEEEEEEDEEEEEEEYEFIRCFDFSDETFKDVCFCPTSYVNSHLSCFNGDSLSLLQQGRSSRNIEVWVSSKLGDGDVSFSKYFSLSGPGLRALRVRDDASPVYCFVKPKSVIVWFVGVEGKGDKVRNCLTLYEIDEDGVRNEKVTERNDVHDYSRAFVCGYVYVPSLVPLP, encoded by the coding sequence atggcttcttcttcaaagCGTTCGTGGTCGTTGTCTTCGCTGCCACCGGAGATAACACAAGAAATCTTTTACAAGACTCCGACGGATGCTCTCGTCCGATCAAAACCGACGTGCAAGAAGTGGTACGCTCTCATAACCGACGAAACATTCATCTACGAACACTTGCGTCGCTCTCAAGAACGATTCATAAGAATCTTTGATGGTGTGGTACAAATCGTGGATCCAGTACTGACCAGAGAACGCTCAGCTTCGCCAATCCAAAACGAGTTTCAACCTCCTCCATATGAGATTGATACTATGGTTCACTGCGATGGACTCATGCTGTGCAAGTGTGCCGATCACTTGAGATTCGCCAACCTAGCTCTTTGGAATCCCGCCACAAGGAAATTCAGATGGGTCGACCCCGTGGATGTTATCACGAGTAGTGAGTACTACGGGATTGGATACAGCAACAGCAAGAAGAAGGCTCGTGACGACGGTTACAAGATCGTGCGGTTTACTTGTGGCCTTGAGGGTAATTACGAGATCAATGTGGTACCACAGGTTGAGATTTACGAGTTCAAGACGAATTCTTGGAGAACTATTGGTGTAAAGGTTGATGCTGATGTGAAGATTACGAGGAAATGTGTGGCTGTGATGGGTAACATGTATTGGATTGCTTTTAGagatcatgaagaagaagatgaagaagaagaagaagaagatgaagaagaagaagaagaagaatatgagtTCATTCGGTGCTTTGATTTCTCGGATGAAACATTCAAGGACGTATGCTTCTGTCCAACCTCTTATGTTAATAGTCATTTATCTTGTTTCAATGGAGATAGCTTGTCTTTGCTACAACAAGGCAGATCATCAAGAAACATTGAGGTGTGGGTTTCAAGCAAGTTGGGTGATGGTGATGTCTCGTTTAGCAAATATTTCAGTTTGTCCGGTCCTGGTCTTCGGGCGTTACGGGTCCGTGATGATGCTAGTCCTGTATACTGTTTTGTGAAGCCTAAGAGTGTCATCGTATGGTTCGTGGGAGTTGAAGGAAAAGGTGATAAGGTTCGTAATTGCCTTACTCTTTATGAGATTGATGAGGATGGAGTGAGAAATGAAAAGGTGACAGAACGTAACGACGTGCATGACTATTCTCGCGCCTTCGTTTGTGGCTATGTGTATGTTCCAAGTCTAGTCCCTCTTCCATGA
- the LOC106353019 gene encoding NAC domain containing protein 50 produces the protein MGRESVSAVSSPPTTTATAVATALAPGFRFHPTDDELVSYYLKRKVLGKPVRFDAIGDVDIYKHEPWDLAVFSWLKTRDQEWYFYCALDKKYGNGARMNRATNKGYWKATGKDREIRSDVQILGMKKTLVFHSGRAPDGLRTNWVMHEYRLVDYETENNGNPVQDAYVLCRIFHKNNIGPPCGNRYAPFMEEEWDGDGAALIPGVNVSVRVEPVPVANGNIQMDQSESKGLININEPPREATPMDIEVNHQETAIKPHENNNDEDEKALRRENANKDERPPAVCVLNKEAPLPLIQYKRRRQNESSNNNSSRTAEDYCSSTTTTVDNTPTLVSSSTAAAATNSAISALLEFSLMGISKKKENLLRPHKEATLEEKLNDLQKESKQMSDERKSFKLEMMGAEAMISILQSRIDALRQENDELKKNNNSANGH, from the exons ATGGGTCGCGAATCAGTGTCTGCTGTGTCTTCTCCGCCGACGACGACGGCCACTGCGGTGGCGACGGCGCTTGCTCCTGGGTTTCGATTTCATCCCACTGACGACGAGCTAGTGAGCTATTACTTGAAGAGGAAGGTTTTGGGTAAGCCTGTACGGTTCGATGCGATTGGGGATGTGGATATCTACAAGCATGAGCCGTGGGACTTGGCAG TGTTTTCGTGGTTGAAGACAAGGGACCAGGAATGGTACTTCTACTGCGCGTTAGACAAGAAGTACGGCAACGGCGCTAGGATGAACCGAGCAACCAACAAAGGCTACTGGAAAGCAACTGGTAAAGACAGAGAAATCCGCAGTGACGTTCAGATCCTCGGTATGAAAAAGACACTCGTTTTCCACAGCGGGCGTGCTCCGGATGGGCTCCGGACCAATTGGGTCATGCATGAGTATCGCCTTGTGGACTATGAGACCGAAAACAACGGAAACCCGGTG CAAGATGCATATGTGTTGTGCAGAATATTCCACAAGAATAACATTGGGCCACCATGTGGGAACAGATACGCGCCGTTCATGGAAGAGGAATGGGACGGTGATGGAGCAGCTCTGATTCCAGGAGTAAACGTTAGTGTCAGGGTAGAGCCAGTGCCAGTAGCCAATGGAAACATTCAGATGGATCAG TCAGAAAGCAAGGGCCTCATTAACATCAACGAGCCACCAAGAGAGGCTACTCCAATGGATATCGAAGTTAATCATCAGGAGACTGCCATCAAGCCGCATGAGAATAACAATGATGAAGATGAGAAAGCACTCAGACGTGAGAATGCAAATAAGGATGAGCGTCCTCCTGCCGTGTGCGTTCTCAACAAAGAAGCTCCGTTACCTCTCATCCAATACAAACGCAGACGCCAAAACGAGTCTAGCAACAACAACTCAAGCAGGACCGCAGAGGATTACTGCTCGTCCACAACAACAACCGTCGACAACACACCAACCTTAGTCTCATCGTCTACTGCTGCTGCTGCCACCAACAGCGCCATCTCTGCGTTGCTTGAGTTCTCTCTCATGGGCATCTCCAAGAAGAAAGAAAACCTTCTACGTCCTCACAAGGAAGCTACACTTGAGGAGAAGCTTAATGATCTCCAGAAGGAGAGTAAGCAGATGTCTGATGAGAGAAAAAGTTTCAAGCTCGAGATGATGGGTGCAGAGGCTATGATCAGTATTCTCCAGTCGAGGATCGATGCACTGCGCCAGGAGAACGAtgagctgaagaagaacaacaacagCGCCAATGGACACTAA